Proteins encoded within one genomic window of Guyparkeria hydrothermalis:
- a CDS encoding efflux RND transporter permease subunit: MLSALVRFSLTQRLFVLLLVVLAAGLGTRAFLNLPIDAFPDVSTTQVKLIIKAPGMTPEEVEQRITAPVEVEMLGIPDQKMLRSVAKYGLTAITIDFAEGTDIYWARQQVSERLTAVWGDLPPDASGGMAPITTPLGEMFMFTIDGGDLTLAERRSLLDWVIRPALRTVPGVAEVNSLGGHVRTFEVTPNTERMSARGVTYEQLREALARNNRNDGAGRVEDGEEALLVRVEGSVMTLDDLRETVVATTPGGAPIHVTDVADVRIGSLTRYGAVTQDGESEAVEGLVLGLRGANARKVVAGVEAKLDELAPTLPEGVSVNVFYNRAHLVDRAVHTVTKALEEAIVLVLILLVVFLGNLRAAVTVALILPLAALVTFILMSRVGMSANLMSLGGLAIAIGMLVDAAVVVVENVVAHLAREREARRLPRLHVIYRAVREVAAPVTSGILIIVIVFLPLLTLEGLEGKLFKPVALTIVFALGSSLLLSLTAIPVISSYLLRNVPHDEPWLVRQLQRIYTPALAWSLRHPLVIGAAALIALGGTGAAYTQIGKIFMPTMNEGDVIVQLEKLPSISLDRSIAIDKRFQQALIERVPEVTGVVARTGSDELGMDPMGLNETDSFLVLKPRDEWRFETKEELIDAIRAVLDDFPGIAHAFTQPIEMRVSEMLTGVRGDLAIKLFGPDLDVLNTKAKAIAEAVRGIDGASDVFYTRNEGVQYLKIEVDRQAAGRQGMSIESLESLLRAQLEGQRVGTVYEGMRRTPLMIRGSRETARSPEAMRELLISLPNGRELPLSALASIERVEGPVKVERELGERFVVIAANVAGRDLVGFVEDARRVVGETVDLDAGYRLAWGGQFENQQRAAKRLGLVVPVSIGLIFLLLFTTFGSIRQATLVLLNIPFALIGGVFGLWFSGEYLSVPASVGFIALLGIAVLNGVVLVSYFNQLRALGLSMHETVVEGARRRLRPVLMTASIAAFGLIPLLFATGPGSEIQRPLAAVVIGGLVTSTLLTLILLPILYRRFGEPRSSAATDPEASS, encoded by the coding sequence ATGCTGTCCGCCCTGGTCCGCTTTTCGCTGACGCAGCGCCTGTTCGTCCTGCTGCTGGTGGTGCTTGCCGCCGGACTGGGAACGCGCGCCTTCCTCAACCTGCCGATCGATGCCTTTCCCGACGTCTCGACCACCCAGGTCAAGCTGATCATCAAGGCGCCGGGGATGACGCCCGAGGAGGTCGAACAGCGCATCACCGCGCCGGTGGAGGTCGAGATGCTCGGCATCCCCGACCAGAAGATGCTGCGCTCGGTGGCCAAGTACGGGCTGACGGCGATCACGATCGACTTTGCCGAGGGCACCGACATCTACTGGGCGCGCCAGCAGGTATCCGAGCGACTGACGGCCGTCTGGGGTGACCTGCCGCCCGATGCCTCCGGCGGCATGGCGCCGATCACCACGCCGCTGGGCGAGATGTTCATGTTCACGATCGACGGCGGCGATCTGACCCTCGCCGAACGTCGCTCGCTGCTCGACTGGGTGATCCGCCCGGCGCTGCGCACCGTGCCCGGCGTCGCCGAGGTCAACTCGCTGGGCGGTCACGTGCGCACCTTCGAGGTCACGCCCAACACCGAGCGGATGAGTGCCCGCGGCGTCACCTATGAGCAACTGCGCGAGGCGCTGGCGCGCAACAACCGTAATGATGGCGCCGGCCGGGTCGAGGATGGCGAGGAGGCGCTGCTGGTACGCGTCGAGGGCAGCGTCATGACCCTCGACGACCTGCGCGAGACCGTGGTCGCCACCACCCCCGGCGGGGCGCCGATCCACGTCACCGACGTGGCGGACGTGCGCATCGGCAGCCTGACCCGCTACGGCGCGGTGACCCAGGACGGTGAGTCCGAGGCGGTCGAGGGGCTGGTGCTGGGTCTGCGCGGGGCGAACGCGCGCAAGGTGGTCGCCGGCGTCGAGGCCAAGCTCGACGAGCTGGCGCCGACCCTGCCCGAGGGCGTCTCGGTCAATGTCTTCTACAACCGGGCCCACCTGGTCGACCGCGCGGTGCACACCGTCACCAAGGCGCTCGAGGAGGCGATCGTCCTGGTGCTGATCCTCTTGGTGGTGTTCCTCGGCAACCTGCGCGCGGCGGTGACCGTGGCGCTGATCCTGCCGCTGGCCGCACTGGTGACCTTCATCCTCATGAGTCGGGTCGGCATGTCGGCCAACCTGATGAGCCTCGGCGGGCTGGCGATCGCGATCGGCATGCTGGTCGACGCGGCGGTGGTGGTGGTCGAGAACGTCGTCGCCCATCTGGCGCGCGAAAGGGAAGCCCGACGCCTGCCGCGCCTGCACGTGATCTACCGCGCGGTGCGCGAGGTGGCCGCTCCGGTGACCTCCGGCATCCTGATCATCGTGATCGTGTTCCTGCCGCTGCTCACCCTGGAGGGGCTGGAAGGTAAACTGTTCAAGCCGGTGGCCTTGACCATCGTGTTCGCCCTGGGCAGCTCCCTGCTGCTTTCGCTGACCGCCATCCCGGTGATCAGCTCGTACCTGCTGCGCAACGTGCCGCACGACGAGCCCTGGTTGGTTCGCCAGCTTCAACGCATCTACACCCCGGCACTGGCCTGGTCGCTGCGCCATCCGCTGGTGATCGGTGCCGCGGCACTGATCGCCCTCGGCGGGACGGGCGCGGCCTACACCCAGATCGGCAAGATCTTCATGCCGACGATGAACGAGGGCGACGTGATCGTGCAGCTGGAGAAGCTGCCGTCGATCTCGCTCGACCGCTCGATCGCCATCGACAAGCGCTTCCAGCAGGCGCTGATCGAGCGCGTGCCCGAGGTCACCGGCGTGGTCGCGCGCACCGGTTCCGACGAGCTCGGCATGGACCCGATGGGCCTGAACGAGACCGACAGCTTCCTGGTGTTGAAGCCGCGCGACGAGTGGCGCTTCGAGACCAAGGAAGAGCTGATCGACGCGATCCGCGCCGTGCTCGACGACTTCCCCGGCATTGCCCACGCCTTCACCCAGCCGATCGAGATGCGCGTCTCCGAGATGCTCACCGGCGTGCGCGGCGATCTGGCGATCAAGCTGTTCGGTCCGGATCTCGACGTGCTCAACACCAAGGCCAAGGCGATCGCCGAGGCGGTCCGCGGCATCGACGGCGCCTCGGACGTCTTCTACACCCGCAACGAGGGCGTGCAGTACCTCAAGATCGAGGTCGACCGGCAGGCCGCCGGTCGCCAGGGGATGTCGATCGAGTCGCTCGAGTCCCTGCTGCGCGCGCAGCTCGAGGGCCAGCGCGTCGGCACGGTCTACGAGGGCATGCGTCGCACGCCCTTGATGATTCGCGGCAGCCGCGAGACGGCCCGCTCGCCCGAGGCGATGCGCGAGCTGCTGATCAGCCTGCCCAACGGTCGCGAGTTGCCGCTGTCGGCGCTGGCGAGCATCGAGCGGGTCGAGGGGCCGGTCAAGGTCGAGCGCGAACTGGGCGAGCGCTTCGTGGTGATCGCCGCGAACGTCGCCGGGCGCGATCTCGTGGGCTTCGTCGAGGACGCCCGTCGGGTCGTGGGCGAGACGGTGGACCTGGATGCGGGCTACCGGCTCGCCTGGGGCGGGCAGTTCGAGAACCAGCAGCGCGCGGCCAAGCGTCTCGGGCTGGTGGTGCCGGTCTCGATCGGTCTGATCTTCCTGTTGCTGTTCACCACCTTCGGCTCGATCCGCCAGGCCACGCTGGTGCTGCTGAATATCCCGTTCGCGCTGATCGGCGGGGTCTTCGGCCTGTGGTTCTCGGGCGAGTACCTTTCGGTGCCAGCCTCGGTCGGGTTTATCGCACTCTTGGGTATCGCGGTACTCAACGGGGTGGTGCTGGTGAGCTACTTCAACCAGCTGCGCGCGCTGGGTCTATCCATGCACGAAACGGTGGTCGAGGGCGCCAGGCGCCGTCTGCGGCCGGTGCTGATGACCGCCTCGATCGCCGCCTTCGGCCTGATCCCCCTGCTGTTCGCCACCGGGCCGGGCTCGGAGATCCAGCGGCCGCTCGCGGCGGTGGTGATCGGCGGGCTGGTAACCTCCACCCTGCTGACCCTGATCCTGCTGCCCATCCTCTACCGGCGCTTCGGCGAGCCGCGCTCGTCCGCCGCCACTGACCCGGAGGCCTCGTCATGA
- a CDS encoding DUF3240 family protein produces MKPMLLTLIARPDVEEVVIDWLLGREELTGFTGQAAYGHSREHGSFSLVEQVTGRQRRAMFHVQIDEAEAESLLAAMREELAGLGLRYWLTPMIETGVIV; encoded by the coding sequence ATGAAACCGATGCTGCTGACGCTGATCGCCCGCCCCGACGTCGAGGAGGTGGTGATCGACTGGCTTTTGGGACGCGAGGAGCTCACCGGGTTCACGGGTCAGGCCGCCTACGGCCACAGCCGCGAGCACGGTAGCTTCAGCCTGGTCGAACAGGTCACCGGCCGGCAGCGCCGAGCGATGTTCCATGTGCAGATCGACGAGGCGGAGGCCGAGTCGCTGCTGGCCGCCATGCGCGAGGAGTTGGCCGGGCTTGGGCTGCGCTACTGGCTGACGCCCATGATCGAAACGGGAGTGATCGTGTGA
- a CDS encoding PepSY domain-containing protein has protein sequence MRRLAIMALLGLVAGAAPSVWADHNQVYELHQRGEIVSLVELIGQAQSLQPGQMVEAELDEQSLVYEITIYGEDDRYHELYFDARDGRLITTHADDEPDADDRPLDELSD, from the coding sequence GTGAGGCGGCTGGCGATCATGGCGTTGCTGGGCCTGGTTGCGGGAGCCGCCCCGTCGGTATGGGCCGATCACAACCAGGTCTACGAGCTGCATCAGCGCGGCGAGATCGTCTCGCTGGTCGAGCTGATCGGCCAAGCGCAGTCGCTCCAGCCGGGGCAGATGGTGGAGGCCGAGCTCGATGAGCAGTCGCTGGTCTACGAGATCACCATCTACGGCGAGGATGATCGCTATCATGAACTGTACTTCGACGCCCGCGACGGGCGACTGATTACCACGCACGCGGATGACGAGCCCGATGCCGACGACCGCCCCCTCGACGAGCTGTCCGACTGA
- a CDS encoding response regulator transcription factor — protein sequence MRLLLAEDDAALGRDLQAKLREQGYAVDWASDGVEAAFLGSEGIYDVVVLDIGLPGRDGLAVLRDWRRDGLTMPVLLLTARDAWFEKVEGFEAGADDYLAKPFHVEELFARLRALARRAAEQPADLLGGNESLVLDEARQQVTVDGEPVELTGTEFRLLRYFMHHPGHVLSKSRLAEHLYEFDDERDSNVIEAYVTRLRRKIGREHIETRRGQGYVFHRGGA from the coding sequence GTGAGGCTGCTGCTCGCCGAGGATGATGCCGCTCTGGGTCGGGACCTGCAGGCCAAGCTGCGCGAGCAGGGCTACGCGGTCGACTGGGCCAGCGACGGCGTCGAGGCGGCATTTCTCGGTAGCGAGGGGATCTACGACGTGGTGGTGCTCGACATCGGTCTGCCCGGCCGTGACGGCCTGGCCGTGTTGCGCGACTGGCGCCGCGATGGACTGACCATGCCGGTGCTGCTTTTAACGGCCCGCGATGCCTGGTTCGAGAAGGTCGAGGGGTTCGAGGCCGGGGCCGACGACTACCTGGCCAAGCCGTTCCACGTCGAGGAGCTGTTCGCGCGGCTGCGTGCGCTGGCCCGTCGGGCCGCCGAACAGCCGGCCGATCTGCTGGGCGGCAACGAGTCGCTGGTCCTCGACGAGGCGCGTCAGCAGGTCACGGTCGACGGCGAACCGGTCGAGCTGACCGGTACCGAGTTTCGGCTGTTGCGTTACTTCATGCACCACCCGGGACACGTGCTGTCGAAGTCGCGCCTGGCCGAGCACCTCTACGAGTTCGACGACGAGCGCGACAGCAACGTGATCGAGGCCTACGTCACACGCCTGCGGCGCAAGATCGGCCGCGAGCACATCGAGACCCGCCGCGGTCAGGGTTACGTCTTCCACCGGGGCGGGGCATGA
- a CDS encoding sensor histidine kinase, translated as MKRLRPRHIQTRLTLWLLASVVALFGLYWVVTAKAPVMLTEGYVVDRLAHDAENLVLGLDTTEPHATLSGHFAAPIYDRPYSGHYFLMRVDGQNIRSRSLWDFEFTPRAVDTFPTTYHAKGPLEQDLLVYVDRITKDGHAIEVHVAEDLSALHQRISTYRWQFGVVSVLLLVALVVLQRWIVRSSLRPLDRVRADCRRLERGEIDQLDRDVPPELLPMVDEINHLQAVTQRRLARSRRALGNLAHALKTPLTLIDQVGQRIRDRLDPRDAESLDEAVTRMRRITDRELRQARLAGQARAGERFDLGHELPRLFHMFERLHADKALSCRLEAPANVALRAEREDMYELFGNLLDNAAKWAQAEVVVSIEPVEDGWHIRVADDGPGVASQSLDALAERGTRLDESRDGHGLGLAIVREIVELYGGRLAFSRSVRLGGLQVDVWLP; from the coding sequence ATGAAACGGCTGCGTCCCCGGCACATCCAGACCCGGCTGACGCTGTGGCTGCTCGCCAGCGTGGTCGCGTTGTTCGGGCTCTACTGGGTTGTCACCGCCAAGGCGCCGGTGATGCTGACCGAGGGTTACGTGGTCGACCGTCTGGCGCATGACGCCGAGAACCTCGTGTTGGGGCTCGATACCACCGAACCCCACGCGACCCTCTCCGGGCATTTTGCCGCGCCGATCTACGACCGGCCCTACTCGGGCCACTATTTCCTCATGCGGGTGGACGGGCAGAACATCCGGTCCCGCTCGCTGTGGGATTTCGAATTCACGCCCCGGGCGGTCGATACCTTTCCGACCACCTACCATGCCAAGGGGCCGCTGGAGCAGGATCTGCTGGTCTACGTCGACCGGATCACCAAGGACGGACACGCCATCGAGGTGCACGTGGCCGAGGATCTGAGCGCGTTGCACCAGCGCATCTCGACCTACCGCTGGCAGTTCGGTGTGGTGTCGGTCCTGCTGCTGGTCGCGCTGGTGGTCCTGCAGCGCTGGATTGTGCGCTCGAGTCTGCGGCCGCTGGACCGTGTGCGGGCCGACTGTCGCCGGCTGGAACGCGGCGAGATCGATCAGCTGGACCGGGATGTGCCGCCGGAGCTGTTGCCGATGGTCGACGAGATCAATCACCTGCAGGCGGTGACGCAGCGGCGACTGGCCCGCTCGCGCCGGGCGCTGGGCAATCTCGCCCACGCGCTCAAGACGCCGCTGACCCTGATCGACCAGGTTGGCCAGCGGATCCGCGATCGCCTCGATCCCCGCGACGCCGAATCGCTCGACGAGGCGGTCACGCGCATGCGCCGGATCACGGACCGGGAGCTGCGCCAGGCCCGTCTGGCCGGCCAGGCGCGTGCCGGCGAGCGGTTCGATCTCGGTCACGAACTGCCGCGCCTGTTCCACATGTTCGAGCGCCTGCACGCGGACAAGGCCCTGAGCTGTCGGCTCGAGGCGCCCGCGAACGTGGCATTGCGCGCCGAGCGCGAGGACATGTACGAGTTGTTCGGCAATCTGCTCGATAACGCCGCCAAGTGGGCGCAGGCCGAGGTGGTGGTGTCGATCGAGCCGGTCGAGGATGGCTGGCACATCCGCGTGGCCGATGACGGGCCGGGGGTGGCATCGCAGTCGCTGGACGCGCTGGCCGAGCGTGGCACCCGTCTGGACGAGTCCCGTGACGGCCACGGGCTTGGGCTGGCGATCGTCCGGGAGATCGTGGAACTGTATGGCGGCCGGCTGGCGTTCTCTCGTTCGGTGCGGCTTGGCGGTTTGCAGGTCGACGTGTGGCTGCCGTGA
- a CDS encoding EAL domain-containing protein: MGTTKKSSLAGSPLAVSLLYGVFASLWILSSDWLLRQLPASHPASDTIKGLLFVGVTSLLLFLLLSILYRQREDNTAPADSLDVEYRAPPRGRRILLGVLGLVVLVALVAVGIFRLQAPHLIQEARNTFATEAELKAGRIAQWLQERRGDTLVLQNQYRDNTRLRALLDERETAHERQRLEAHFQTLLTAYHYESLALLTPDGQPIITVGNWSELDESVRQRLEGLGQEAKRLPMRQGADGHVHLDWLVPIHLDADPTPDAIFLLRAAPSTQWFPLIRQSHGTMNAMLVRVDGSEVRHLTIPAHDDDPRAFRHPVETGPFPVDALAAEADPAVVEGTDFHGKPVIAAIHPITGSDWSLIVKDSRANVLRPLHTLLAWITVIGFFALVVIAGMLLLLWRKSQQNYRLSLASRSARQDRLLRSFYDLPFIGMSITAASSRRIERVNTRMAEILGHSPEALVGENWRALTQDADGHRQPENPAAEDLIAGRIDHYRTEHQLTRPDGKELFVRFEVRATRAPSGEAEYLIATAEDITAQREAHRALRHQKDLYDFLSQTNQAVTRCESADELFHQVCEIAVVHGHLSLAWVGLIDESSGAVQPVAHYGDETGYLEQIEVSIHAWEPAGQGPVGRCIRNDRLEVMNQFQTAADSSPWHRPARQAQINSVAAFPIAREGRIIGSMALYAHESDFFDLIIRETVNDLAADLSFAMDHFDRLDALSRAREAVQASPSVLFRWRAEPGWPVEYVSENIHRWGYDATEWQNGETLFADFIHPEDFPRVDEEIAGFTESRESNFLQEYRLRMADGTYRWFEEVTRIEFDDAGEVSGYAGVLTDVHARHEIEEHERLMAQVIENTREGVIITDQNEVIVEVNPAFTNLTGYTAKEAIGRTPAFLQSGQHDRHFFRRMWSTLQREGYWQGEIWNRRKNGETFPEILSISTVADRDGSITHYVGLFLDISRQKENESKLEYLANHDPLTGLPNREQLVSRMQQLLNSAEQQGQGLGVLMIDLDRFKDINDSLGHASGDQLLIKVGERLTGRFPQIDAVARLGGDEFAVVLTGLDDDAEAGRIAEQLIHALGDPWELPNGQQVRVMASIGISLYPRFADTAHGLLQQADTALYRAKEEGRATFRYFSDEMTNAARDRISLELELRRAIDNDQLRLVFQPQINLADDSMQGAEVLVRWQHPTEGLISPDRFIPVAETTGLIWPLGRWVLEQTCRMGRRWLDEGRDFGRLAVNLSAHQLRQGEVGTLVQDILADTGMPADRLELELTESAIVRREAEARQLLSRLRAMGVHVALDDFGTGYSSLGQLRQFAIDVLKIDKRFVDLIEEPEDRGQIARVIIDLGHTLGLKVLAEGVENEAQRAFLAQHHCDTYQGYLASHPLPADEFARRYLADQTST; this comes from the coding sequence ATGGGCACGACAAAGAAATCCAGTCTCGCCGGTTCGCCTCTTGCCGTCAGCCTTCTCTATGGCGTGTTCGCCTCGCTGTGGATCCTGAGCTCCGACTGGCTGCTCCGACAGCTACCCGCATCCCACCCGGCCAGCGACACCATCAAGGGGCTGCTGTTCGTCGGCGTCACCAGCCTGCTGCTGTTCCTGCTGCTCTCGATCCTGTACCGCCAGCGTGAGGACAATACCGCCCCCGCCGACTCCCTCGACGTGGAGTATCGTGCGCCGCCGCGTGGCCGCCGCATCCTGCTGGGGGTATTGGGCCTGGTGGTGCTGGTCGCCCTCGTGGCGGTGGGCATCTTCCGCCTGCAGGCACCGCACCTGATCCAGGAGGCCAGGAACACGTTCGCCACCGAGGCCGAGCTCAAGGCCGGCCGTATCGCCCAGTGGCTGCAGGAACGCCGGGGCGACACCCTTGTGTTGCAGAACCAGTACCGGGACAACACCCGTCTTCGTGCCCTGCTCGACGAGCGGGAAACCGCGCACGAACGCCAGCGCCTCGAAGCGCACTTCCAGACGCTGCTCACCGCCTATCACTACGAATCGCTGGCGCTGCTCACTCCCGACGGCCAGCCGATCATCACGGTCGGCAACTGGAGCGAACTCGACGAATCGGTCCGACAACGACTGGAGGGGCTCGGCCAAGAGGCGAAAAGGCTGCCGATGCGCCAGGGCGCGGACGGGCACGTGCACCTCGACTGGCTGGTTCCCATCCACCTGGATGCCGACCCAACCCCGGATGCGATATTCCTGCTCCGTGCCGCCCCCAGCACGCAGTGGTTTCCACTGATACGGCAAAGCCACGGCACCATGAACGCGATGCTGGTCCGTGTGGACGGAAGCGAGGTCCGCCACCTGACGATTCCCGCCCACGACGATGACCCGCGCGCATTCCGCCACCCCGTCGAGACAGGCCCGTTCCCGGTCGACGCCTTGGCGGCCGAGGCGGACCCCGCCGTGGTGGAGGGCACGGACTTCCACGGAAAGCCGGTGATTGCCGCCATCCACCCGATCACAGGCTCCGACTGGTCGCTGATCGTCAAGGACTCGCGCGCCAACGTCCTCCGCCCCCTTCACACCCTGCTGGCGTGGATCACCGTGATCGGCTTCTTCGCGCTGGTGGTGATCGCCGGGATGTTGCTGCTTCTGTGGCGCAAGAGCCAGCAGAACTACCGTCTGTCGCTGGCCAGCCGTTCCGCCCGTCAGGACCGGCTACTGCGCAGCTTCTACGATCTCCCCTTCATCGGCATGTCGATCACCGCCGCCTCGAGCCGTCGCATCGAGCGGGTGAACACTCGCATGGCCGAGATCCTCGGCCACTCACCGGAAGCTCTCGTCGGAGAGAACTGGCGCGCCCTGACCCAGGATGCCGACGGTCACCGGCAGCCCGAGAACCCGGCCGCCGAGGACCTGATCGCCGGGCGCATCGACCACTACCGCACCGAACACCAGTTGACCCGCCCCGACGGAAAGGAGCTGTTCGTTCGCTTCGAGGTCCGGGCCACCCGGGCACCCAGCGGCGAGGCGGAGTACCTGATCGCCACAGCCGAGGACATCACCGCCCAGCGCGAAGCGCACCGGGCCCTGCGCCACCAGAAAGACCTCTACGACTTCCTTTCGCAGACCAACCAGGCCGTCACTCGCTGCGAAAGCGCCGACGAGCTTTTCCACCAGGTCTGCGAGATCGCCGTGGTGCATGGCCACCTGTCATTGGCATGGGTGGGGCTGATCGACGAGTCGAGCGGTGCGGTTCAACCGGTCGCCCACTACGGCGACGAGACCGGTTACCTCGAACAGATCGAGGTCAGCATCCATGCCTGGGAACCGGCCGGCCAGGGACCGGTGGGGCGCTGCATCCGCAACGACCGACTGGAGGTGATGAACCAGTTCCAGACCGCTGCCGACTCCAGCCCCTGGCATCGCCCGGCGCGGCAGGCGCAGATCAACTCGGTCGCGGCCTTTCCCATTGCCCGCGAGGGCAGAATCATCGGCAGCATGGCGCTGTATGCCCACGAGAGCGACTTCTTCGACCTGATCATCCGGGAGACGGTCAACGACCTTGCCGCCGACCTGTCGTTCGCCATGGACCACTTCGACCGCCTCGACGCCCTATCGAGGGCGCGCGAGGCCGTACAGGCCAGCCCCTCGGTACTGTTCCGCTGGCGCGCCGAGCCGGGCTGGCCGGTGGAATACGTCTCCGAGAACATCCACCGCTGGGGCTACGATGCGACCGAATGGCAGAACGGCGAGACCCTGTTCGCCGACTTCATCCACCCGGAAGACTTCCCACGCGTCGACGAGGAGATCGCCGGGTTCACCGAAAGCCGCGAGAGCAATTTCCTGCAGGAATACCGGCTGCGCATGGCCGACGGCACCTACCGCTGGTTCGAGGAAGTCACCCGCATCGAGTTCGACGACGCCGGCGAGGTCAGCGGCTATGCCGGTGTGCTGACCGACGTCCACGCCCGCCACGAGATCGAGGAACACGAGCGCCTGATGGCCCAGGTGATCGAGAACACCCGCGAGGGCGTAATCATCACCGATCAGAACGAGGTGATCGTCGAGGTAAATCCGGCCTTCACCAACCTGACCGGCTATACCGCGAAGGAGGCAATCGGCCGCACGCCGGCTTTCCTGCAGTCCGGCCAGCACGACCGGCACTTCTTCCGTCGCATGTGGTCGACGCTGCAACGCGAGGGCTACTGGCAAGGGGAAATCTGGAACCGGCGCAAGAACGGCGAGACCTTCCCCGAGATCCTGAGCATCAGCACCGTCGCCGATCGCGATGGCAGCATCACCCACTACGTGGGCCTGTTCCTCGACATCTCGCGGCAGAAGGAGAACGAGTCGAAGCTGGAATACCTGGCCAATCACGACCCCCTCACCGGCCTGCCCAACCGCGAGCAGCTGGTCTCGCGCATGCAGCAGTTGCTGAACAGCGCCGAACAGCAGGGCCAGGGACTCGGCGTGCTGATGATCGACCTGGACCGGTTCAAGGACATCAATGACAGCCTCGGGCATGCCTCGGGCGATCAGCTCCTGATCAAGGTCGGCGAGCGACTGACCGGCCGTTTCCCGCAGATCGACGCCGTCGCCCGCCTCGGCGGTGACGAATTCGCCGTGGTCCTGACCGGACTGGACGACGACGCCGAAGCCGGCCGGATCGCCGAACAGCTGATTCACGCGCTCGGCGACCCGTGGGAGCTGCCCAACGGCCAGCAGGTCCGGGTGATGGCCTCCATCGGCATCAGCCTCTACCCACGCTTCGCCGATACCGCCCACGGCCTGCTGCAGCAGGCCGACACTGCCCTTTACCGCGCCAAGGAGGAAGGGCGGGCAACCTTCCGCTATTTCTCCGACGAAATGACCAACGCGGCACGCGACCGGATATCACTGGAGCTTGAGCTACGCCGTGCGATCGACAACGATCAGTTGCGCCTGGTCTTCCAGCCGCAGATCAACCTCGCGGACGACTCGATGCAGGGGGCCGAAGTACTGGTCCGCTGGCAGCACCCCACCGAGGGACTGATCTCGCCGGACCGGTTCATCCCGGTGGCCGAGACCACGGGACTGATCTGGCCGCTGGGTCGGTGGGTGCTCGAACAGACCTGCCGCATGGGCCGTCGCTGGCTTGACGAGGGACGCGACTTCGGCCGGCTCGCGGTCAACCTTTCCGCCCACCAACTCCGTCAGGGCGAGGTCGGCACGCTGGTGCAGGACATCCTCGCCGACACCGGCATGCCGGCCGACCGGCTCGAACTTGAACTGACGGAAAGCGCGATCGTCCGTCGCGAGGCCGAGGCACGCCAACTCCTCTCCCGACTGCGGGCAATGGGTGTGCACGTCGCACTCGACGACTTCGGCACCGGCTACTCGTCGCTCGGCCAGCTGCGCCAGTTCGCCATCGACGTGCTCAAGATCGACAAGCGCTTCGTCGACCTGATCGAGGAGCCCGAGGACCGCGGCCAGATCGCCCGTGTGATCATCGACCTGGGCCACACCCTCGGCCTCAAGGTGCTGGCCGAAGGTGTCGAGAACGAAGCCCAACGCGCCTTCCTCGCCCAGCATCACTGCGACACCTACCAGGGCTATCTGGCAAGCCACCCGCTGCCGGCCGACGAGTTCGCCCGCCGGTACCTGGCGGACCAAACCTCGACCTGA
- a CDS encoding amidohydrolase family protein produces the protein MPIRTTTERSVALALWLAALLFATPVAAQTPLFDAHLHYNAEQRAAIAPDEILATLEANGIEHAVVTSMPPETVQALAQLAPERIVPFLGVYRTRADKERWMHQPDLPERVIDWLEAGDYRGIGELHIFGRDRNSPVLERLVRIAAERDLVLMIHGDLAIIDRIFAIAPTVQVLWAHLGANPDPTILRAALARHPQHLYIDTSVRDARFLDERGDLRPEWRALFLDHPYRFVVGVDTYSTKRWQAYGEVASTIRRWLDQLPVSVARRIGRENARELLLDPLALDYPPGTAR, from the coding sequence ATGCCGATTCGGACGACGACTGAGCGCTCGGTCGCCCTCGCCTTGTGGCTGGCAGCCCTGCTGTTTGCCACGCCGGTGGCGGCCCAGACGCCGCTGTTCGACGCCCATCTCCACTACAACGCCGAGCAGCGGGCGGCCATCGCGCCGGACGAGATCCTCGCCACCCTGGAGGCCAACGGCATCGAGCACGCCGTGGTCACCAGCATGCCGCCGGAGACGGTCCAGGCGCTGGCGCAGCTTGCCCCCGAGCGGATCGTGCCGTTTCTCGGCGTCTACCGGACCCGCGCCGACAAGGAACGCTGGATGCACCAGCCGGATCTGCCCGAGCGGGTGATCGACTGGCTGGAGGCGGGCGACTACCGCGGCATCGGCGAGCTGCACATCTTCGGGCGTGACCGCAACAGCCCGGTGCTGGAACGACTGGTGCGTATCGCCGCCGAGCGCGACCTGGTGCTGATGATCCACGGCGATCTCGCCATCATCGACCGCATCTTCGCCATCGCCCCGACGGTGCAGGTGCTCTGGGCCCACCTCGGCGCCAACCCGGATCCGACCATCCTGCGCGCAGCACTCGCCCGTCACCCGCAGCACCTGTACATCGATACCTCGGTGCGCGATGCACGGTTTCTCGACGAGCGTGGCGATCTGCGCCCGGAATGGCGCGCCCTGTTCCTCGATCACCCCTATCGCTTTGTCGTCGGGGTAGACACCTACAGCACCAAGCGCTGGCAGGCTTACGGCGAGGTTGCCTCGACCATCCGCCGCTGGCTGGACCAGCTGCCGGTCTCGGTCGCCCGCCGGATCGGCCGCGAAAACGCCCGCGAACTGCTACTCGACCCGCTGGCCTTGGACTATCCTCCGGGAACCGCCCGCTAG